One window from the genome of Cuculus canorus isolate bCucCan1 chromosome 12, bCucCan1.pri, whole genome shotgun sequence encodes:
- the LOC128853374 gene encoding uncharacterized protein LOC128853374 yields the protein MHTALRRAGRSPEDVAWLFLPGACSNLLGSVYPGEQLSLPSGEEGPGCELQPGDDRDELLGTPEMEKRVGAELPVQRSTPRSLQKASCLPYSCGPQNHGMGWKGPFQVTRSNPSAEAGTSLTRSEPKFTSVQPWVVLLLTVRRSSTAIFPSFPGAPQAARAAHPPEDFPAGLQERAATVWSLARERCSGCSPLPCHLPGPRPGPYPMRHHLSPPLQRHRGHRCGMAARLRSAGIGPGCHRASDGSGGNSWGPEQHQLQRQTQVELSFGAATAEICRCLFQPQTAGKGRMPLAARHDYRTNMSSLCLC from the exons ATGCACACGGCtctccgcagggctggcaggagccCGGAAGATGTTGCCtggctttttcttcctggtGCATGCTCCAACCTGCTGGGAAGTGTTTACCCAGGCGAGCAGCTATCGCTGCCTTCGGGAGAGGAAGGGCCGGGCTGTGAGCTCCAGCCTGGAGACGACAGAGATGAGCTCCTGGGCactccagagatggagaagagggtgggagcagagctccCAGTGCAGAGGTCCACACCTAGGTCCTTGCAGAAGGCCTCCTGTCTTCCATATTCCTGTGgtccacagaatcatggaatgggttggaagggaccttttcAGGTCACCCggtccaacccctctgcagaagccgggacatctttaaccag GAGTGAGCCAAAATTCACTTCTGTGCAGCCGTGGGTTGTTCTCCTCCTGACTGTGCGCCGCAGCTCCACTGCcatctttccctccttcccgGGGGCTCCACAGGCTGCGAGGGCTGCGCATCCCCCTGAGGACttcccagcagggctgcaggagagagCAGCCACCGTGTGGAGTCTGGCGCGCGAGCGGTGCAGCGGGTGCTCCCCGCTCCCCTGCCATCTGCCAGGCCCGCGCCCCGGCCCCTACCCCATGCGGCACCATCTGTCACCGCCACTGCAGCGGCATCGCGGCCACCGCTGCGGCATGGCGGCCAGGCTCCGCAGCGCGGGCATTGGCCCCGGCTGCCACCGGGCATCAGACGGGAGCGGTGGGAACAGTTGGGGACCGGAGCAGCACCAGCTGCAGCGTCAGACGCAGGTGGAGCTCAGCTTTGGCGCTGCCACTGCAGAAATCTGTCGCTGCCTCTTCCAACCACAAACTGCGGGGAAGGGACGGATGCCGCTTGCGGCTCGTCATGACTACAGAACAAATAtgagcagcctgtgcctgtGCTGA